The Longimicrobiaceae bacterium genome has a window encoding:
- a CDS encoding glycosyltransferase, whose amino-acid sequence MKRILHFINTGGPGGAETVYLALVTGLDRSRWHSTAILPEVDWLAGELSAAGIQPRIDSARRLYDLPFFRRLLRLVRDEGIEVIHSHLFGPTVEAGIVGMLTGVPVVGTIHGQGDLSPRERLKALKFGLIRRGVSRLVFVSDSLRDSFLAEGPFPRERTAVIPNGVDPRRHEGLDRAAARAELGVPEDAFLVGALGNLRPVKRYDLFLEAAALLRQRSPDYRFVVVGQTPPQLHGELFALRDRLGLADVVQFTGFRSDAERLLAAMDLFTVTSDSEGFSIATVQAMVSRLPVVATRCGGPEEILEHGRTGVLVHTGSAREIADAIETLRREPARRASLGEAARHAAIERYSLAAQIRAYEGLYEQVIAERGRRKTRVASSEMRPVDRAEATDEPSDVEQQGSAVEVDTLAAAPRS is encoded by the coding sequence TGGCTCTGGTCACAGGACTGGACCGGTCCCGTTGGCACTCCACGGCGATCCTGCCAGAGGTCGACTGGCTAGCGGGAGAGCTGTCGGCGGCAGGCATCCAGCCACGCATCGACTCGGCGCGGCGCCTCTACGACCTCCCGTTCTTCCGGCGACTGCTACGCCTGGTCCGCGACGAAGGCATCGAGGTCATCCACAGCCACCTCTTCGGACCCACGGTGGAGGCGGGGATCGTGGGGATGCTGACCGGCGTGCCGGTGGTGGGGACGATTCACGGCCAGGGGGACCTGTCGCCCCGCGAACGCCTCAAGGCGCTCAAGTTCGGTCTCATCCGCCGGGGGGTGTCGCGCCTGGTCTTCGTCTCGGACTCACTGCGCGACAGCTTCCTGGCCGAGGGCCCCTTCCCGCGCGAACGCACGGCGGTGATCCCCAACGGGGTGGACCCGCGCCGGCACGAAGGCCTGGACCGGGCCGCCGCTCGCGCGGAGCTGGGTGTTCCGGAGGATGCCTTCCTGGTAGGCGCGCTCGGAAACCTGCGGCCGGTCAAGCGCTACGACCTCTTCCTGGAGGCCGCGGCCCTTCTGCGGCAGCGATCTCCGGACTACCGCTTCGTGGTCGTCGGCCAGACGCCGCCGCAGCTCCACGGGGAGCTGTTCGCTCTGCGCGATCGGCTAGGACTCGCCGATGTCGTCCAGTTCACCGGCTTCCGCTCCGATGCGGAACGCCTCCTGGCCGCCATGGACCTCTTCACGGTCACCTCGGACAGCGAGGGCTTCTCCATCGCGACCGTGCAGGCCATGGTCAGCCGCCTCCCGGTCGTCGCCACCCGCTGCGGTGGACCCGAGGAGATCCTCGAGCACGGACGCACCGGGGTGCTCGTGCACACGGGCTCCGCGCGGGAGATCGCGGACGCGATCGAGACCCTGCGTCGCGAACCGGCCCGCCGGGCAAGCCTGGGAGAGGCTGCACGCCACGCCGCCATCGAACGCTACTCGCTGGCGGCGCAGATCCGTGCATACGAGGGACTGTACGAGCAGGTCATCGCAGAGCGAGGGCGGCGCAAGACGCGCGTGGCGAGCTCAGAAATGCGCCCTGTCGACCGTGCCGAGGCAACGGACGAACCATCTGATGTCGAGCAGCAAGGTAGCGCCGTGGAGGTGGACACATTGGCCGCGGCCCCCCGCTCCTGA